CCCGCCGAGGATGGAAAAGGCGGCCCTGCGGACAAGGTCGAATCCTGTCGGCGTCAGGCCGACGTCTATGGAATCAAGGGGATGGAGGGTCAGTTCGACGTCTTCAACCATGATCTTCACGGATTGGTCTGCGCGTTCCATGGTGTCCTCCGGGGTTTGGACACAACATAGCAAAGAACAGACCGCAAAGGCAAAAAAAACTCGCACGCAAACGGCATCTTTTGCATGCCGCATGTCCCAACGCGCCAATGCCGGTTCCTGCGCGTTCGCCGCGGCGATCAGCTCCTGGGATTTGCGAAGCGGCCGTCCGAACGCATGTCCCCGGCCGTGTGCTGATGCGCCTCGGCCCAGCCGCTGACGGCCTCGGGAAAGACGTCGAAGGCCCTGAAGTACGGCTTGATGTCGAGCAGCGGCGTGCCATTGAGGACATCCACGTCCAGGATGTGCAGGACGTTGCCGTCCACCCGCTGCAGGCGCACCACGGACAGGCCGATCTGGTTCGGCCGGCGGGGAGCGCGGGTGGAAAAAAGCCCCCGCTTCGCCGGCTCCATGAACGGGACCACGGTCAGGTCGAATCCGTGGCTCATATGAAAATGGTACAGCAGGTAGATGTGGGAAAACCCTTCCAGGTCGCGCAGGCCCGGGGCCAGGGCTTCGTCGATGACGACCGTGCCGGCCGTGTCGCGGGCGCCGCAGGGCTGGATGGGCATATTGGCCCGGTCGGTGAAGGGGGAATGGATGACGCCGATGGGGCGGATGACGATGTCGGTCATGGGGAACTCCGTGGTTCGGGACGGTCAGACGGCGAGGAACACCATGGTCCCGTCCCCAAGGGGTAAACGGCAGGAAGCATCCAGTTTTCCCCTGCGATGTCAAGGCATTTCCTCCCTCGCGCAGGCATTTCAGTCTTCCGCACCCTCTCCGGCTCCCATTTCCCGGCATTCCTGCCAGAGATCGCCCAACATCAGCTTCAGGATTTCGGCCGCAGCCATGCTCCCGGCCTCGTCGAGTTCGCCGAATTCCAAGGAACGGACGACAGTCGCGAAGAGCTCTTCGTACCGGTCGAACTTCTGGCCAGCCAAGATGTGGTGCACGCCGTCGCGCACGGCCACGCTGTCCACCCCCCGCTCGACCAGGCGCTGCAGGACCGGCTTCCAGGCCTCGCGGCCGAGCCTGTTCAAGGCCACGGCGGCCAGCCAGGCCACGTCGGAGTTACGGTCCTCCAGGGCGTCGAGCAGGGCCGGGATAGCGCCGGGGTCGAGAATCTCGCCCAGGGCCTTGGCCGCTCCCCAGCGGGCGTCCTTGGACGGCGAGTTCAGCATAACCCGGCACAGGCCGGGCACGGCCGCCTCCCCTGCCTCGACGAGCATCCGCCTCCCCTTCTGCCTGACCAGGCCGTCCCTGTGCTGCAGCATGGCCAGCAGTCCATCGATGCCGGCGTCCTTTTCGGTTGTCATGGAT
This sequence is a window from Desulfomicrobium escambiense DSM 10707. Protein-coding genes within it:
- the tsaA gene encoding tRNA (N6-threonylcarbamoyladenosine(37)-N6)-methyltransferase TrmO, with translation MTDIVIRPIGVIHSPFTDRANMPIQPCGARDTAGTVVIDEALAPGLRDLEGFSHIYLLYHFHMSHGFDLTVVPFMEPAKRGLFSTRAPRRPNQIGLSVVRLQRVDGNVLHILDVDVLNGTPLLDIKPYFRAFDVFPEAVSGWAEAHQHTAGDMRSDGRFANPRS
- a CDS encoding HEAT repeat domain-containing protein; its protein translation is MTTEKDAGIDGLLAMLQHRDGLVRQKGRRMLVEAGEAAVPGLCRVMLNSPSKDARWGAAKALGEILDPGAIPALLDALEDRNSDVAWLAAVALNRLGREAWKPVLQRLVERGVDSVAVRDGVHHILAGQKFDRYEELFATVVRSLEFGELDEAGSMAAAEILKLMLGDLWQECREMGAGEGAED